The proteins below are encoded in one region of Pelecanus crispus isolate bPelCri1 chromosome 4, bPelCri1.pri, whole genome shotgun sequence:
- the OTUD4 gene encoding OTU domain-containing protein 4 isoform X5, with protein sequence MYKKDFIIYREPNASPSHVTENGFSDKVLLCFSNGNHYDIVYPIEYSETAALCQSLLYELLYEKVFDTDVKKIIAELSAVGVTEESNGSSEVSASDSEDDNYRSKATTVSDMNGLKSLSGNKHLKSNGNPTLLDLPKKVLKSLNPSVYRNVEYDVWLQSKWDQQKQDFSIAAGMQYSVGDKCKVRLDHNGKFYNAHIQEVYSENGPVVVFVEELGAKHAVSLKSLKPLPQASPMEGWNTVPGKKIKKFFPTWGQNAQPDADCRGPKNQSKSIKPQSALPPRLQHTVGTRQHQFLCSGSQPHQTSTEQKAPGRNPSQTVRKPDRERTEDLNHGSRDCNYFGLSPEERREKQAIEESRSLYEIQQRDEQAFPALSNNQSVCQAATQTVDNLNQKKFSNNERRISKWTAEVEEQKDKESNSRQIHLSQKLEPNSSEKNSQDESYPKASSPLEQVKTDSPILAEQVRNVCLISKFSSQETSDKGELHHRHNLTECLPSITPSPVFSEVHLPPAVPSVPAIVPAWPSEPTTYGPAGIPAQIPASSLMPAPATGPDSIVSQAQVTSAPVAGVPVSLQAVNQPLMPLPQTLNPYQDPLYPGFPFSEKGERAVAPSYSLCNTGEDLPKDKNILRFFFNLGVKAYSCPMWAPHSYLYPLHQAYLAACRMYPNVSLPVYAHNPWFQEAPPTQNENETARTNRHFPVPSEARSNGQIPQVDSRSPSLPLIIPTAQVSESQGQVCVESENLVQALHANYEESLRGKSMFPQPPFGHNHFLGAVPIAPPFFPHFWYGYPVQGFIENSVARPNVVMSPEDKEATASTSANVYVAKACSPPVPVANCAEELQKTNSSGGSSTLPFPVAGASGECSAPRETSARAPQLEQTCPSASPAKQKTAGQQNRSPQTQGTERQAAVPNTPPLSAEPPKNELKNSVPSRKEKTDKGRDSKGAGSLQTESRAQRTREESSEDESEVSDMLRSGRSKQFYNQTYGGGRRPRLEWGYSSRGGYQFQRNEEAWKGPPSRSRDDGYQYQRNFRGRPYRNDRRRATLGDNQRGHQA encoded by the exons ATGTACAA gaaagaTTTCATAATATACCGGGAACCAAATGCTTCTCCTTCACACGTAActgaaaatggcttttctgataag GTATTGCTATGCTTCTCAAATGGAAACCACTATGATATTGTTTATCCCATAGAGTATTCGGAAACGGCTGCTCTGTGCCAGT ctctgctgtatGAGTTGCTGTATGAGAAAGTATTTGATACGGATGTAAAGAAAATCATAGCAGAACTTAGTGCAGTTGGTGTGACAGAGGAAAGTAATGGTAGCAGTGAAGTATCTGCTTCAGATTCAGAAGATGACAACTACAG AAGTAAAGCTACAACAGTTAGTGATATGAATGGATTGAAGTCTCTTTCTGGCAACAAG CACCTTAAGAGCAATGGGAATCCTACCTTGTTGGACTTACCTAAAAAAGTTCTTAAATCACTCAATCCATCAGTTTACAGAAATGTTGAATATGATGTTTGGCTCCAATCCAAATGGG ATCAGCAAAAACAAGATTTCTCTATTGCTGCTGGCATGCAATACTCGGTTGGAGATAAATGTAAA GTGCGCTTAGACCATAATGGGAAATTTTATAATGCCCATATTCAAGAAGTTTATTCAGAGAATGGGCCAGTTGTTGTATTTGTAGAAGAACTTGGAGCAAA GCATGCTGTCTCACTGAAGAGCCTTAAACCTCTTCCACAGGCCTCTCCTATGGAGGGCTGGAACACTGTGCCAGGGAAGAAGATAAAAAAGTTTTTCCCAACATGGGGGCAGAATGCTCAGCCTG ATGCAGATTGCAGAGGGCCAAAGAATCAGAGCAAGTCAATAAAACCCCAGTCAGCACTACCTCCTAGACTTCAGCATACTGTGGGAACCAGGCAGCATCAGTTCTTATGTTCTGGATCCCAACCTCATCAGACCTCAACTGAGCAAAAAGCTCCAGGCAGGAATCCTTCCCAAACTGTAAG aaaacCAGACCGGGAGAGAACTGAGGATCTGAACCATGGGAGCAGAGATTGTAACTACTTTGGCCTGTCTCCAGAGGAACGCAGGGAGAAACAGGCTATAGAAGAATCTCGTTCACTTTATGAGATCCAGCAGAGGGATGAACAagcttttcctgctctttccaAT AATCAGTCAGTTTGTCAGGCTGCTACACAGACTGTGGAtaatttaaaccagaaaaagttCTCAAATAATGAGAGAAGAATCAGCAAGTGGACAGCAGAGGTGGAAGAGCAGAAGgataaag AGTCAAATTCCAGGCAGATCCACTTAAGTCAGAAGCTTGAGCCAAATTCATCTGAG AAGAATAGTCAAGATGAGAGTTACCCAAAAGCTTCATCTCCTTTGGAACAAGTAAAAACAGATTCTCCGATTCTTGCTGAGCAAGtaagaaatgtttgtttgaTTTCAAAGTTTTCCAGTCAGGAGACTTCAGACAAAGGGGAGCTTCATCACCGCCAC AACCTGACAGAATGCTTACCAAGCATAACTCCCTCACCAGTCTTTTCTGAGGTGCATTTACCTCCAGCAGTGCCTTCCGTACCAGCCATCGTGCCAGCTTGGCCAAGTGAGCCAACAACCTATGGACCAGCAG GTATTCCAGCCCAAATACCTGCTTCTTCATTGATGCCAGCCCCAGCAACGGGACCTGACTCTATTGTATCACAGGCTCAGGTAACATCTGCTCCAGTTGCTGGAGTTCCTGTGTCGCTACAAGCAGTTAACCAGCCTTTAATGCCTTTGCCTCAGACTCTGAATCCTTATCAGGATCCGCTATACCCTGGATTCCCTTTTagtgaaaagggagaaagagctGTTGCACCCTCTTACTCCCTGTGCAATACTGGGGAAGACTTACCTAAAG ataAGAATATTCTTAGATTTTTCTTCAATCTTGGTGTGAAG GCATACAGTTGTCCCATGTGGGCACCCCATTCTTACTTGTATCCCCTGCACCAGGCCTATTTAGCTGCTTGTAGAATGTATCCAAACGTGTCCCTTCCTGTGTATGCGCACAACCCCTGGTTCCAGGAGGCTCCGCCGACTCAGAATGAAAACGAAACTGCACGAACAAACAGGCACTTTCCTGTTCCGAGCGAGGCCAGATCCAATGGGCAGATTCCACAGGTTGATAGCAGATCTCCATCGCTGCCTCTGATTATACCTACAGCTCAGGTGTCGGAAAGTCAAGGACAGGTCTGCGTAGAATCGGAGAATCTAGTGCAAGCTCTGCACGCAAACTATGAGGAGTCTCTGAGAGGGAAAAGTATGTTCCCGCAGCCACCCTTTGGACACAATCACTTTTTAGGAGCTGTTCCAATAGcacctcctttctttcctcactTTTGGTATGGGTACCCAGTCCAGGGTTTCATTGAAAATTCAGTAGCAAGACCTAATGTTGTCATGTCCCCCGAGGACAAAGAGGCAACAGCCAGCACCTCTGCGAATGTGTATGTGGCTAAGGCGTGCAGCCCTCCGGTTCCTGTGGCAAACTGTGCAGAAGAGCTTCAGAAGACTAACAGCAGTGGCGGCTCGAGCACCCTACCGTTCCCTGTGGCTGGTGCAAGCGGTGAATGCAGCGCCCCGAGAGAAACTTCAGCTAGGGCACCTCAGTTGGAGCAAACTTGTCCTTCGGCTTCTCCTGCTAAGCAAAAAACAGCTGGGCAGCAAAATCGTTCTCCGCAAACGCAGGGGACCgagaggcaggcagcagtgcccaACACTCCGCCGCTGTCGGCAGAACCACcgaaaaatgaactgaaaaatagCGTTCCCAGTCGCAAGGAGAAGACTGATAAAGGTAGAGATTCCAAGGGCGCTGGAAGTCTGCAGACAGAAAGCCGGGCACAGAGAACGAGGGAAGAGAGCTCTGAAGATGAGAGTGAAGTGTCCGATATGCTGAGAAGTGGTAGATCCAAGCAATTTTACAACCAAACTTACGGAGGAGGCAGGCGGCCTAGACTTGAGTGGGGTTATTCCAGCAGGGGAGGATACCAGTTCCAAAGAAATGAGGAAGCCTGGAAAGGACCacccagcagaagcagagatgaCGGCTACCAGTATCAGCGAAACTTTAGAGGGAGGCCATATAGGAATGACAGGAGAAGGGCAACGCTGGGAGATAATCAGAGGGGGCATCAAGCATAG
- the OTUD4 gene encoding OTU domain-containing protein 4 isoform X1: MEAACKADGGEQSHRGSGMDDASMDCYLRSQGLYRKRVAKDGSCLFRAVAEQVLHSQSRHIDVRMACVDYLRKNREKFEAFIEGPFEEYLKCLENPQEWVGQVEISALSLMYKKDFIIYREPNASPSHVTENGFSDKVLLCFSNGNHYDIVYPIEYSETAALCQSLLYELLYEKVFDTDVKKIIAELSAVGVTEESNGSSEVSASDSEDDNYRSKATTVSDMNGLKSLSGNKHLKSNGNPTLLDLPKKVLKSLNPSVYRNVEYDVWLQSKWDQQKQDFSIAAGMQYSVGDKCKVRLDHNGKFYNAHIQEVYSENGPVVVFVEELGAKHAVSLKSLKPLPQASPMEGWNTVPGKKIKKFFPTWGQNAQPDADCRGPKNQSKSIKPQSALPPRLQHTVGTRQHQFLCSGSQPHQTSTEQKAPGRNPSQTVRKPDRERTEDLNHGSRDCNYFGLSPEERREKQAIEESRSLYEIQQRDEQAFPALSNNQSVCQAATQTVDNLNQKKFSNNERRISKWTAEVEEQKDKESNSRQIHLSQKLEPNSSEKNSQDESYPKASSPLEQVKTDSPILAEQVRNVCLISKFSSQETSDKGELHHRHNLTECLPSITPSPVFSEVHLPPAVPSVPAIVPAWPSEPTTYGPAGIPAQIPASSLMPAPATGPDSIVSQAQVTSAPVAGVPVSLQAVNQPLMPLPQTLNPYQDPLYPGFPFSEKGERAVAPSYSLCNTGEDLPKDKNILRFFFNLGVKAYSCPMWAPHSYLYPLHQAYLAACRMYPNVSLPVYAHNPWFQEAPPTQNENETARTNRHFPVPSEARSNGQIPQVDSRSPSLPLIIPTAQVSESQGQVCVESENLVQALHANYEESLRGKSMFPQPPFGHNHFLGAVPIAPPFFPHFWYGYPVQGFIENSVARPNVVMSPEDKEATASTSANVYVAKACSPPVPVANCAEELQKTNSSGGSSTLPFPVAGASGECSAPRETSARAPQLEQTCPSASPAKQKTAGQQNRSPQTQGTERQAAVPNTPPLSAEPPKNELKNSVPSRKEKTDKGRDSKGAGSLQTESRAQRTREESSEDESEVSDMLRSGRSKQFYNQTYGGGRRPRLEWGYSSRGGYQFQRNEEAWKGPPSRSRDDGYQYQRNFRGRPYRNDRRRATLGDNQRGHQA; this comes from the exons ttcatAGAGGGGCCATTTGAagagtatttaaaatgtttggaaaatcCGCAG GAATGGGTTGGACAAGTAGAAATAAGTGCCCTTTCTCTTATGTACAA gaaagaTTTCATAATATACCGGGAACCAAATGCTTCTCCTTCACACGTAActgaaaatggcttttctgataag GTATTGCTATGCTTCTCAAATGGAAACCACTATGATATTGTTTATCCCATAGAGTATTCGGAAACGGCTGCTCTGTGCCAGT ctctgctgtatGAGTTGCTGTATGAGAAAGTATTTGATACGGATGTAAAGAAAATCATAGCAGAACTTAGTGCAGTTGGTGTGACAGAGGAAAGTAATGGTAGCAGTGAAGTATCTGCTTCAGATTCAGAAGATGACAACTACAG AAGTAAAGCTACAACAGTTAGTGATATGAATGGATTGAAGTCTCTTTCTGGCAACAAG CACCTTAAGAGCAATGGGAATCCTACCTTGTTGGACTTACCTAAAAAAGTTCTTAAATCACTCAATCCATCAGTTTACAGAAATGTTGAATATGATGTTTGGCTCCAATCCAAATGGG ATCAGCAAAAACAAGATTTCTCTATTGCTGCTGGCATGCAATACTCGGTTGGAGATAAATGTAAA GTGCGCTTAGACCATAATGGGAAATTTTATAATGCCCATATTCAAGAAGTTTATTCAGAGAATGGGCCAGTTGTTGTATTTGTAGAAGAACTTGGAGCAAA GCATGCTGTCTCACTGAAGAGCCTTAAACCTCTTCCACAGGCCTCTCCTATGGAGGGCTGGAACACTGTGCCAGGGAAGAAGATAAAAAAGTTTTTCCCAACATGGGGGCAGAATGCTCAGCCTG ATGCAGATTGCAGAGGGCCAAAGAATCAGAGCAAGTCAATAAAACCCCAGTCAGCACTACCTCCTAGACTTCAGCATACTGTGGGAACCAGGCAGCATCAGTTCTTATGTTCTGGATCCCAACCTCATCAGACCTCAACTGAGCAAAAAGCTCCAGGCAGGAATCCTTCCCAAACTGTAAG aaaacCAGACCGGGAGAGAACTGAGGATCTGAACCATGGGAGCAGAGATTGTAACTACTTTGGCCTGTCTCCAGAGGAACGCAGGGAGAAACAGGCTATAGAAGAATCTCGTTCACTTTATGAGATCCAGCAGAGGGATGAACAagcttttcctgctctttccaAT AATCAGTCAGTTTGTCAGGCTGCTACACAGACTGTGGAtaatttaaaccagaaaaagttCTCAAATAATGAGAGAAGAATCAGCAAGTGGACAGCAGAGGTGGAAGAGCAGAAGgataaag AGTCAAATTCCAGGCAGATCCACTTAAGTCAGAAGCTTGAGCCAAATTCATCTGAG AAGAATAGTCAAGATGAGAGTTACCCAAAAGCTTCATCTCCTTTGGAACAAGTAAAAACAGATTCTCCGATTCTTGCTGAGCAAGtaagaaatgtttgtttgaTTTCAAAGTTTTCCAGTCAGGAGACTTCAGACAAAGGGGAGCTTCATCACCGCCAC AACCTGACAGAATGCTTACCAAGCATAACTCCCTCACCAGTCTTTTCTGAGGTGCATTTACCTCCAGCAGTGCCTTCCGTACCAGCCATCGTGCCAGCTTGGCCAAGTGAGCCAACAACCTATGGACCAGCAG GTATTCCAGCCCAAATACCTGCTTCTTCATTGATGCCAGCCCCAGCAACGGGACCTGACTCTATTGTATCACAGGCTCAGGTAACATCTGCTCCAGTTGCTGGAGTTCCTGTGTCGCTACAAGCAGTTAACCAGCCTTTAATGCCTTTGCCTCAGACTCTGAATCCTTATCAGGATCCGCTATACCCTGGATTCCCTTTTagtgaaaagggagaaagagctGTTGCACCCTCTTACTCCCTGTGCAATACTGGGGAAGACTTACCTAAAG ataAGAATATTCTTAGATTTTTCTTCAATCTTGGTGTGAAG GCATACAGTTGTCCCATGTGGGCACCCCATTCTTACTTGTATCCCCTGCACCAGGCCTATTTAGCTGCTTGTAGAATGTATCCAAACGTGTCCCTTCCTGTGTATGCGCACAACCCCTGGTTCCAGGAGGCTCCGCCGACTCAGAATGAAAACGAAACTGCACGAACAAACAGGCACTTTCCTGTTCCGAGCGAGGCCAGATCCAATGGGCAGATTCCACAGGTTGATAGCAGATCTCCATCGCTGCCTCTGATTATACCTACAGCTCAGGTGTCGGAAAGTCAAGGACAGGTCTGCGTAGAATCGGAGAATCTAGTGCAAGCTCTGCACGCAAACTATGAGGAGTCTCTGAGAGGGAAAAGTATGTTCCCGCAGCCACCCTTTGGACACAATCACTTTTTAGGAGCTGTTCCAATAGcacctcctttctttcctcactTTTGGTATGGGTACCCAGTCCAGGGTTTCATTGAAAATTCAGTAGCAAGACCTAATGTTGTCATGTCCCCCGAGGACAAAGAGGCAACAGCCAGCACCTCTGCGAATGTGTATGTGGCTAAGGCGTGCAGCCCTCCGGTTCCTGTGGCAAACTGTGCAGAAGAGCTTCAGAAGACTAACAGCAGTGGCGGCTCGAGCACCCTACCGTTCCCTGTGGCTGGTGCAAGCGGTGAATGCAGCGCCCCGAGAGAAACTTCAGCTAGGGCACCTCAGTTGGAGCAAACTTGTCCTTCGGCTTCTCCTGCTAAGCAAAAAACAGCTGGGCAGCAAAATCGTTCTCCGCAAACGCAGGGGACCgagaggcaggcagcagtgcccaACACTCCGCCGCTGTCGGCAGAACCACcgaaaaatgaactgaaaaatagCGTTCCCAGTCGCAAGGAGAAGACTGATAAAGGTAGAGATTCCAAGGGCGCTGGAAGTCTGCAGACAGAAAGCCGGGCACAGAGAACGAGGGAAGAGAGCTCTGAAGATGAGAGTGAAGTGTCCGATATGCTGAGAAGTGGTAGATCCAAGCAATTTTACAACCAAACTTACGGAGGAGGCAGGCGGCCTAGACTTGAGTGGGGTTATTCCAGCAGGGGAGGATACCAGTTCCAAAGAAATGAGGAAGCCTGGAAAGGACCacccagcagaagcagagatgaCGGCTACCAGTATCAGCGAAACTTTAGAGGGAGGCCATATAGGAATGACAGGAGAAGGGCAACGCTGGGAGATAATCAGAGGGGGCATCAAGCATAG